One segment of Primulina tabacum isolate GXHZ01 chromosome 14, ASM2559414v2, whole genome shotgun sequence DNA contains the following:
- the LOC142525042 gene encoding mitochondrial import inner membrane translocase subunit TIM17-2-like: MGTPETSREPCPDRILDDVGGAFGMGAVGGSAFHFLKGIYNSPKGERLIGGTQAVRMNAPRIGGSFAVWGGLFSTFDCTMVYLRQKEDPWNSIIAGAATGGFLQMRQGLGAASRSAMFGGVLLALIEGAGIMLNKIMSAPQNLPPMEEPLPNVTGVPGYPMGQIPGQAPANIESLGGGSSSSSSSSWFGGLFGGGKEEKSTSDESKTKVLESFDAPTPPSFDYK, from the coding sequence ATGGGGACTCCAGAAACATCACGAGAACCTTGCCCTGATCGTATCCTTGATGATGTTGGGGGAGCATTTGGCATGGGTGCTGTTGGTGGTTCAGCTTTCCATTTCTTGAAGGGCATCTACAACTCCCCTAAAGGTGAGCGTCTTATTGGTGGAACTCAAGCAGTTCGAATGAATGCACCTCGCATTGGTGGTAGTTTCGCTGTTTGGGGTGGACTCTTTTCTACATTTGATTGCACAATGGTCTACCTCCGCCAGAAAGAGGATCCTTGGAACTCGATCATTGCTGGTGCTGCAACAGGAGGATTTTTACAGATGCGTCAGGGATTAGGCGCTGCTTCACGATCAGCTATGTTTGGTGGTGTTTTACTTGCTCTGATTGAGGGAGCTGGAATCATGttaaataaaatcatgagtGCACCTCAGAATCTCCCACCAATGGAGGAGCCACTACCAAATGTTACTGGTGTGCCTGGATATCCAATGGGACAAATTCCTGGTCAAGCTCCTGCAAATATTGAGAGTTTGGGAGGTGGGTCTTCgtcatcttcatcttcttcatggTTTGGAGGCCTTTTCGGTGGTGGCAAGGAGGAGAAAAGTACTAGTGATGAAAGCAAGACAAAGGTCTTGGAGAGTTTTGATGCCCCAACCCCACCATCATTTGATTACAAATAA
- the LOC142525041 gene encoding casein kinase 1-like protein HD16 → MPRLCSGARRGRQPAAVRLDPCQDTQAPVFVWRTRRTAGRRNKDKEVVVEVEGAGVLTETTSDKAVDSNRVEEVKEEVGEKKMNENDSGARGSGDKGVGPEDEGTTAPLPERVQVGGSPAYRVEKKLGKGGFGQVYVGRRINPPNPNERTGSGAVEVAMKFEHRSSKGCNYGPPYEWQVYNVLGGSHGIPHVHFKGRQNDYYIMIMDMLGPSLWDVWNNNSHMMSIEMVACIAIEAISILEKLHSRGYVHGDVKPENFLLGPPGTTDEKKLFLVDLGLATRWRDTSTSLHVDYDQRPDVFRGTVRYASAHAHLGRTGSRRDDLESLAYTLIFLLRGRLPWQGFQGENKGFLVCKKKMSTSPEALCCFCPAPFRQFVEYVVNLKFDEKPNYAKYISLFDGIVGPNPDIRPINTEGAQKLIYQVGQKRGRLMMDEDEGGDDEQPKKKVRIGMPATQWISVYNARRPMKQRYHYNVADTRLSQHIEKGNEDGLFISSVGSCLNLWALIMDAGTGFSDQVYELSPHFLHKEWIIDKWEKNFYISAIAGADNGSSLVIMSKGTQYLQQSYKVSESFPFKWINKKWREGFYVTAMATAGSRWAIVMSRGAGFSDQVVELDFLYPSEGVHRRWEAGYRITSMAGTTDQSALVLSMPRRKPTDETQETLRTSAFPSAHVKEKWAKNLYLASVCYARTVS, encoded by the exons ATGCCTCGACTGTGTAGCGGAGCGCGCCGAGGACGCCAACCCGCAGCTGTTCGACTCGACCCGTGCCAGGATACGCAAGCACCTGTATTTGTATGGAGAACCAGGCGTACTGCAGGGAGGAGAAATAAGGATAAGGAAGTTGTGGTTGAGGTTGAGGGTGCCGGTGTTTTGACGGAAACAACGTCGGATAAGGCTGTAGATAGTAACAGAGTTGAGGAAGTGAAAGAAGAGGTAGGGGAAAAGAAGATGAACGAGAATGACAGTGGTGCGCGTGGCAGTGGTGATAAGGGTGTGGGACCCGAGGATGAAGGAACTACCGCTCCTCTTCCTGAAAGG GTTCAAGTTGGTGGTTCTCCAGCTTATAGAGTTGAGAAGAAACTGGGGAAAGGAGGGTTTGGGCAAGTATATGTAGGTCGCCGAATCAATCCTCCAAATCCTAATGAAAGAACAGGTTCAGGAGCTGTAGAG GTTGCTATGAAGTTTGAACACCGGAGCAGCAAAGGCTGTAATTATGGACCACCATACGAGTGGCAAGTCTATAA TGTACTCGGTGGCAGTCATGGCATTCCACATGTACATTTCAAGGGACGACAAAATGACTACTATATAATG ATCATGGATATGCTTGGTCCTAGTTTGTGGGACGTGTGGAACAACAATTCCCACAT GATGTCTATTGAAATGGTGGCATGCATTGCCATTGAAGCCATCTCCATTTTAGAGAAGTTACACTCTAGGGG ATATGTGCATGGGGATGTGAAGCCAGAAAACTTTTTGCTTGGTCCACCTGGTACAACTGACGAGAAAAAGCTCTTTTTGGTTGACCTTGGATTGG CCACCCGTTGGCGTGATACTTCGACTAGCCTGCATGTTGACTATGATCAACGGCCAGACGTGTTCAG GGGAACTGTGCGATATGCCAGTGCGCATGCCCATCTGGGAAGAACTGGTAGCCGTAGAGACGATTTGGAGTCCCTTGCTTAtactctcatttttcttctacGTGGTCGTCTTCCTTGGCAGGGGTTCCAG GGTGAGAATAAAGGCTTCCTTGTGTGCAAAAAAAAGATGTCAACCTCTCCCGAAGCTCTTTGTTGCTTCTGCCCTGCACCTTTCCGGCAGTTTGTTGAGTATGTTGTGAACTTAAAATTTGATGAAAAGCCTAATTACGCGAAGTACATCTCCCTCTTCGATGGAATAGTTGGTCCAAATCCAGACATCAGGCCAATCAACACTGAAGGTGCTCAGAag CTCATATATCAAGTGGGACAAAAGAGAGGACGGCTTATGATGGACGAGGATGAAGGTGGTGATGATGAGCAACCAAAGAAAAAGGTCCGTATTGGAATGCCCGCCACACAATGGATTAGCGTGTATAATGCTCGACGCCCTATGAAGCAAAG ATATCACTACAATGTCGCAGACACAAGGCTTTCTCAGCATATTGAGAAAGGAAACGAGGATGGACTATTTATTAGCTCTGTGGGATCTTGCTTAAATCTATGGGCTCTAATAATGGATGCTGGAACTGGATTTAGTGATCAAGTTTATGAACTCTCACCTCATTTTCTTCACAAG GAATGGATAATTGATAAGTGGGAGAAGAATTTCTACATCAGTGCGATAGCAGGGGCGGACAACGGGAGCTCGTTAGTAATCATGTCTAAAG GTACTCAGTATTTGCAACAATCATATAAAGTTAGTGAATCATTTCCGTTCAAGTGGATCAATAAAAAATGGCGAGAGGGATTCTATGTCACTGCCATGGCTACTGCTGGATCCAGATGGGCAATTGTTATGTCTCGTGGGGCAGGGTTTTCCGATCAG GTTGTGGAGTTGGACTTTCTTTATCCCAGTGAAGGTGTTCATAGAAGGTGGGAAGCTGGGTACCGTATCACTTCGATGGCAGGGACAACAGATCAGTCGGCTCTTGTTCTTAGCATGCCCAGAAGAAAACCAACAGATGAAACACAGGAGACCCTTCGAACTTCTGCTTTTCCGAGTGCGCATGTCAAG GAAAAATGGGCAAAAAATCTTTACCTTGCTTCCGTTTGCTATGCAAGAACCGTATCTTGA